In Indicator indicator isolate 239-I01 chromosome 28, UM_Iind_1.1, whole genome shotgun sequence, one DNA window encodes the following:
- the ZDHHC12 gene encoding palmitoyltransferase ZDHHC12, whose amino-acid sequence MGAGGGWVRAAHTALSGALTLGLLLHRTDLQKQEERGELLQPLSFVLLVLCSVLLYLTVSLMDPGFVKPEEVEAGKGEAQSAVVPQVPSDIPTRRCGYCLLQQPMRARHCQLCQHCVRRYDHHCPWLENCVGERNHPLFIVYLSVQLVVLLWGGQVAWSGLYFEQSWDWLKHNTLLLISFLLIVTFSTMVLLLLVSHLYLISCNTTSWEFLSHHRISYLRHSGLENPFNQGLVLNLWRFFCSCRLTTWEEIYLDSRAQPV is encoded by the exons ATGGGCGCCGGCGGGGGCTGGGTGCGAGCGGCGCACACGGCGCTGAGCGGAGCCCTGACGCTGGGGCTCCTCCTGCACCGCACCG atctgcagaagcaggaggagcgcggagagctgctgcagccgcTGAGCTTTGTCCTGCTGGTGTTGTGCTCCGTCCTGCTGTACCTCACGGTGTCTCTCATGGATCCGGGCTTCGTGAAGCCTGAGGAAGTGGAG GCAGGCAAAGGTGAAGCACAGAGTGCAGTGGTGCCCCAGGTTCCCAGTGACATCCCGACACGGCGCTGCGGTTACTGCCTGCTGCAG CAGCCGATGCGGGCACggcactgccagctgtgccagcactgtgTGCGGCGCTACGACCATCACTGCCCCTGGCTGGAGAACTGCGTGGGAGAGAGGAACCATCCCCTCTTCATTGTCTACCTAAGCGTGCAGCTcgtggtgctgctctggggaggGCAGGTTGCCTG GTCAGGCCTCTACTTCGAGCAGTCCTGGGACTGGCTGAAGCACAACACTCTGCTCCTCATCTCCTTCCTCCTGATAGTCACATTCAGCACCATGGTCCTACTGCTGCTGGTCTCACACCTCTACCTGATCTCCTGCAACACCACCTCCTGGGAGTTCCTGTCCCACCACCGCATCTCCTACCTGCGGCACTCGGGGCTGGAGAACCCCTTCAACCAGGGGCTGGtcctcaatctctggaggttctTCTGTTCCTGTCGCCTCACCACCTGGGAGGAAATCTACCTGGACAGCAGGGCCCAGCCTGTGTAG
- the PKN3 gene encoding serine/threonine-protein kinase N3, producing the protein MNFMDPSFQQKLEGERELLRRALQKELKIKEGAENLRKATTDRKNLAHIEHVLKSSNRKLEQLHWELQELNARIVLTDREESRADGSVSPDPCLWERNPGPMARKVEALKKQLQVEMKVKQGAENVIHMYSASKERKLLAAAQQVLQDSRTKMEIIRMHIGRVAQSAAGLEDAVDPAASPGPISALELRVEELRYHLRIEAAVAEGAKNVLKILGGRRMQDRKFLAEAQGRLQESSQKIDLLHLALEHQLGELPPDHPKRALIKQELVQTSSLGTRHGSIQPTSVIKPTALTGTLEVRLMGCQDLLENVPGRSRVGGTSPVCGSPGDLRSFSRARVGLGIPGRSAMGKYLRSEEPSNEVLAVLKVDSKVVGQTNWGPVNKQAWDQSFVIELDRSRELEIAVYWRDWRELCGVKFLRLDDFLDNERHGLCLALEPQGLLFAEVMFCNPVLERRPRLQRQKRIFPKQKGKEFLRAPQMNINVAAWGRLMMSFLPPCSSISSLSPPLHDPSQADFSAAAPQSPAEPVPKGSSEFPVAKLMFAGENPAKPPRLFLMGSSKESSLSPADSPCLKRLHVEEKSSSSAVAEFQMPASARKRPVQLEDFHCIAVLGRGHFGKVLLAQYKATGKLFAIKALKKKDIIRRDEIESLHCEKRIFEVVKSSGHPFLVNLSACFQTPDHACFVMEYCPGGDLMMRIHEDVFPEHVAQFYAACVVLGLQFLHERKIVYRDLKLDNLLLDAEGFVKIADFGLCKEGISFGDHTSTFCGTPEFLAPEVLTDISYTRAVDWWGLGVLIYEMLVGEAPFPGDDEEEVFDSIINDEVQYPRFLSAQALAITRKLLRKCPERRLGAGERDAEEIKVQPFFKGITWDALLARALKPPFVPPLRDPVDVSNFDEEFTAQKPLLTRPEQAPLLTCKEQAAFKDFDFVSSHLSEV; encoded by the exons ATGAACTTCATGGATCCCAGCTTCCAGCAGAAactggagggggagagggagctgctgcGCAGAGCTCTACAGAAGGAGCTGAAGATCAAAGAGGGAGCAGAAAACCTGCGCAAAGCCACCACAGACAGAAAGAATCTTGCCCACATAGAGCACGTCCTGAAGTCTTCCAACAGGAAACTGGAGCAGCTGCACTGGGAGCTCCAGGAGCTGAATGCAAGGATTGTGCTCACAGACAGAGAGGAGAGTAGGGCAG ATGGATCTGTATCCCCAGATCCTTGTCTTTGGGAGAGAAACCCAGGCCCCATGGCAAGGAAGGTTGAAGCTctgaaaaagcagctgcaggttgAAATGAAAGTGAAACAGGGAGCTGAGAATGTGATCCACATGTACTCAGCATCCAAG GAGCggaagctgctggctgcagctcagcaggtgctgcaggacagcaggaCCAAGATGGAGATCATTCGCATGCACATTGGGAGGGTGGCGCAGTccgcagcagggctggaggatgCAGTGGACCCAGCAG CAAGCCCTGGGCCCATCAGTGCCTTGGAGCTGCGCGTGGAGGAGCTGCGGTACCACCTGCGCATCGAGGCTGCTGTGGCCGAGGGGGCAAAGAATGTGCTGAAGATCCTGGGGGGGCGTCGGATGCAGGACCGCAAGTTTCTGGCTGAG GCTCAGGGTCGTCTGCAGGAGTCCTCTCAGAAAATTGACCTTCTGCACTTGGCCCTGGAACATCAGCTTGGTGAGCTCCCTCCTGACCACCCAAAGAGAGCCCTGAtcaagcaggagctggtgcagaCATCCTCCTTGGGCACTCGGCATGGCAGCATCCAGCCCACCTCAGTCATCAAACCCACAGCCCTCACAG GAACACTGGAAGTGAGGCTAATGGGGTGtcaggacctgctggagaatgTTCCGGGGCGCTCCCGGGTGGGTGGGACTTCTCCTGTCTGTGGCAGCCCAGGAGACCTGAGGTCCTTCTCCCGAGCACGAGTTGGGCTGGGGATCCCTGGCCGCAGCGCCATGGGGAAGTACCTGCGGAGCGAGGAGCCAAGCA ATGAGGTCCTTGCTGTGCTCAAAGTGGACAGTAAGGTGGTTGGCCAAACAAACTGGGGACCAGTTAATAAGCAGGCATGGGACCAGAGCTTTGTCATTGAGCTGGACCGG TCTCGTGAACTGGAGATTGCAGTGTACTGGAGGGACTGGAGGGAGCTCTGTGGGGTGAAGTTTCTGCGCCTGGATGATTTCCTGGACAATGAGCGGCATGGCCTGTGCCTGGCCCTGGAGCCCCAGGGGCTGCTCTTTGCAGAG GTGATGTTCTGCAACCCTGTCCTGGAGAGGAGGCCAAGGCTGCAGCGCCAGAAGCGCATCTTCCCCAAGCAGaaag GGAAGGAATTTCTCCGAGCTCCTCAGATGAACATCAACGTTGCTGCCTGGGGTCGCCTGATGATGAGCTTCCTCCCTCCTTGTAGCTCCATAAGCAGCCTGAGCCCCCCTCTGCATGACCCCAGCCAGGCAgacttctctgctgctgccccacagagccctgctgagcctgtgCCCAAAGGGAGCAG TGAGTTCCCTGTGGCCAAGCTGATGTTTGCTGGTGAGAACCCAGCCAAGCCTCCACGTCTCTTCCTGATGGGCAGCTCCAAGGAGTCCTCTCTGTCGCCTGCAGACTCTCCG TGTCTGAAGAGGCTGCATGTTGAGGAGAAgtcttccagctctgctgtagcaGAATTTCAGATGCCAGCATCTGCCAG GAAGAGGCCAGTCCAGCTGGAGGACTTTCACTGCATTGCTGTGCTGGGACGTGGCCACTTCGGGAAG GTACTGCTGGCCCAGTACAAGGCAACTGGGAAGCTGTTTGCTATCAAAGCCTTGAAGAAAAAGGATATCATCAGGAGAGATGAAATTGAGAG CCTGCACTGTGAGAAGCGAATATTTGAAGTAGTGAAATCCTCTGGCCACCCCTTCCTGGTGAacctctctgcctgcttccAGACCCCTGACCACGCTTGCTTCGTGATGGAGTACTGCCcggggggagacctcatgatGCGCATTCACGAAGATGTCTTCCCCGAGCACGTGGCACA GTTTTATGCAGCCTGTGTAGTCCTGGGGCTCCAGTTCCTGCATGAGAGGAAAATTGTCTATAG GGACCTGAAACTGGATAATCTCCTTCTAGATGCTGAAGGATTTGTGAAGATTGCAGATTTTGGACTGTGCAAGGAAG gaaTAAGTTTTGGGGACCACACCAGCACCTTCTGTGGCACCCCTGAGTTCCTGGCTCCAGAGGTGCTGACAGACATCTCCTACACTCGGGCTGTGGACTGGTGGGGACTGGGTGTGCTCATTTATGAGATGCTCGTGGGTGAG GCACCATTCCCTGGGGATGATGAGGAAGAAGTCTTCGATAGCATCATCAACGACGAGGTGCAGTACCCacggttcctctctgcccaggctCTGGCCATCACCCGCAAG cttcttCGCAAGTGTCCAGAGCGCAGACTGGGAGCAGGGGAGAGAGATGCAGAAGAGATCAAAGTCCAGCCCTTCTTTAAG GGAATTACCTGGGATGCTTTGCTTGCTCGTGCTCTGAAGCCTCCTTTTGTGCCCCCTTTGAGAGACCCAGTTGATGTCAGCAACTTTGATGAGGAGTTCACAGCCCAGAAGCCTCTCCTGACCCGCCCTGAGCAGGCTCCTCTGCTGACCTgcaaggagcaggctgccttcaAGGACTTTGACTTCGTGTCCAGCCACCTGTCAGAGGTCTGA
- the ZER1 gene encoding protein zer-1 homolog, whose protein sequence is MASDSPESLMRLCTDYCLRNLEGTLCYLLDNQTLRLHPDIFLPSEICDKLVNEYVELVKTDSIFEPHESFFTLFSDPRSTRLARIHLREQVVQDQDLEAIRKQDLVELYLTNCEKLTAKSLQTLVSFSHTLISLSLFGCCNIFYEEENPGGCEDDCLVNPTRQVLVKDFTFEGFSRLRFLNLGRLIDGVNVESLLRPLASLAALDLSGIQLSNVGFLTQWKDTLVSVVLYNMDLSEEHIQVIAQLHKLRHLDISRDHLSSYYKFKLTRRVLSLFVEHLGNLSSLDISGHTMLENCTIPSMEEKMGQTSIEPAKSSIAPFRGLKRPLQFLGLFETSLCRLTHIPAYKVSGDKNEEQVLNAIEAYTEHRPEITSRAINLLFDIARIERCSQLLRALQLVITALKRHKDDKNIQVTGSAALFYLTNSEYRTEQSVRLRRQVIQVVLNGMEAYQEVTVQRNCCLTLCNFSIPEELEFQYRRVNELLLSILNQSRQDESIQRIAVHLCNALVCQVDNDHKEAVGKMGFVMTMLKLIQKKLADKTCDQVMEFSWSALWNITDETPDNCEMFLNYSGMKLFLECLKEFPEKQELHRNMLGLLGNVAEVRELRPQLMTAQFIGVFSNLLESKADGIEVSYNACGVLSHIMFDGPEAWGICEPHREEVVKRMWAAIQSWDINSRRNINYRSFEPILRLLPQGISPVSQHWATWALYNLVSVYPDKYCPLLIKEGGIPLLKDMIKMASARQETKEMARKVIEHCSNFKEENMDTSR, encoded by the exons ATGGCATCCGACAGCCCCGAGTCGTTGATGAGGCTGTGCACAGATTACTGCCTGCGCAACCTGGAGGGGACCCTCTGCTACCTGCTGGACAACCAGACCCTGAGGCTGCACCCTGACATCTTCCTTCCCAGCGAGATCTGCGACAAGCTGGTCAATGA GTACGTGGAGCTGGTGAAGACAGACAGCATCTTTGAGCCCCATGAAAGCTTCTTCACCCTCTTCTCCGACCCCCGCAGCACCAGGCTGGCTCGGATCCACCTGCGGGAGCAGGTCGTGCAGGACCAGGACCTGGAGGCCATCAGGAAGCAG GATCTGGTTGAGCTCTACCTGACCAACTGTGAGAAGCTGACAGCTAAGAGTCTGCAGACCTTGGTGAGCTTCAGCCACACACTGATCTCCCTGAGCCTCTTTGGCTGCTGCAATATCTTCTACGAGGAGGAGAACcctggaggctgtgaggatgactgCCTGGTGAACCCCACCCGCCAGGTCTTGGTCAAGGACTTCACCTTCGAGGGCTTCAGCCGCCTGCGCTTCCTGAACCTGGGCCGGCTGATCGATGGCGTCAACGTGGAGAGCCTGCTGCGGCCCCTGGCTTCCCTGGCAGCTCTGGACCTCTCTGGCATCCAGCTGAGCAATGTTGGCTTCCTGACACAGTGGAAGGACACTTTGGTTTCCGTAGTGCTGTACAACATGGACCTCTCAGAAGAGCACATCCAAGTGATCGCACAGCTTCACAAGCTCAG GCACCTCGACATCTCCCGAGACCACCTCTCCAGTTACTACAAGTTCAAGCTGACCCGGAGGGTGCTGAGCCTCTTTGTGGAGCACTTGGGCAACCTCAGCTCATTGGACATCTCAGGGCACACCATGTTGGAGAACTGCACCATCCCCAGCATGGAGGAGAAGATGGGGCAGACAAG CATCGAGCCAGCAAAGAGCAGCATTGCTCCCTTCCGGGGCCTGAAACGACCTCTCCAGTTCCTGGGGCTCTTTGAAACCTCCCTGTGTCGCCTGACACACATCCCAGCCTACAAG GTCAGTGGAGACAAGAACGAGGAGCAGGTCCTGAACGCCATTGAGGCCTACACTGAGCACCGGCCAGAAATCACCTCCAGGGCCATCAATCTGCTCTTCGACATCGCCCGCATCGAGcgctgcagccagctgctgcgAGCCCTCCAG ctggtgatCACAGCCCTGAAGCGCCACAAGGATGACAAGAACATCCAGGTGACCGGCAGCGCGGCGCTCTTCTACCTGACCAACTCAGAGTACCGCACGGAGCAGAGCGTGCGGCTTCGGCGCCAGGTGATCCAGGTGGTGCTGAACGGCATGGAGGCCTACCAGGAGGTCACG GTGCAGCGGAACTGCTGCCTGACACTGTGCAACTTCAGCAtccctgaggagctggagttcCAGTACCGCCGAGTCAacgagctgctgctcagcatcctCAACCAGAGCCGGCAGGATGAGTCCATCCAGCGCATCGCTGTGCACCTCTGCAACGCCCTGGTCTGCCAGGTGGACAACGACCACAAGGAAGCTGTGGGCAAGATGGGGTTTGTCATG ACAATGCTGAAGCTGATCCAGAAGAAACTGGCTGATAAAACG TGTGACCAAGTGATGGAGTTCTCCTGGAGTGCCCTCTGGAACATCACTGATGAGACCCCTGACAACTGTGAGATGTTCCTCAACTACAGTGGCATGAAACTGTTTTTGGAGTGCTTGAAA GAGTTCccagagaagcaggagctgcacCGCAacatgctggggctgctgggcaaCGTGGCTGAGGTGCGGGAGCTGCGCCCGCAGCTGATGACAGCACAGTTCATCGGTGTCTTCAG caacctgctggagagcaaagcAGATGGGATTGAGGTGTCCTACAATGCCTGTGGTGTGCTATCCCATATCATGTTTGATGGGCCAGAGGCTTGGGGCATTTGTGAGCCCCACCGAGAGGAGGTTGTGAAGAGGATGTGGGCAGCCATCCAGAGCTGGGACATCAACTCCAGGAGAAACATCAATTACAG GTCATTTGAGCCAATCCTTCGGCTACTCCCCCAAGGGATCTCCCCAGTCAGCCAGCACTGGGCCACGTGGGCGCTCTACAACCTGGTTTCTGTCTACC ctgaCAAGTACTGCCCACTGCTGATCAAGGAAGGGGGGATTCCCCTTCTGAAGGACATGATCAAAATGGCCTCAGCACGACAGGAGACCAAGGAGATGGCCAG GAAAGTTATAGAGCACTGCAGTAACTTTAAGGAGGAGAACATGGACACTTCCAGATAG